The Nitrospirota bacterium genomic sequence TTGGAAAGCTCTCGCCTCCGGATGGCGGGCCCCGATGCGCTGCAACGTCCAGTAGGCGTCCGTGGCGGTCGCGCCCGCGACGGAGGAGAACGTCGCCTCGGCGTGCTCGGCTTCCTCCCAATCGTTTCCCAATTCGCCGGTCACTTTGGCCCGTGCAAAGGCGCGTTGCGCGGCGATGGCCGGGTCGAATCGCATAAGGGTCGTCCTTGACGATGGCGACAGCATACTGAGGCGTTTCATGCGGCGTCAATTGCGCGGGCTTGCGCGTTTACTTTCCGTGAGCGACCTGGTTAGTGGACGCAAAGGTTCCAGGAACCTTTTCTGCCAGCTCCTGAAACATCTTCTCCTCCTAAGAACAAAAGAGAGGATTGACAACGGCCATCGCCAGGCTTTAAGTTTTGGGAAAATTGTCCCAAATTTATGAAGCCCCGTCCTTCCGCGCTGCTCGCCGCTATTTCTCACTTGCTCCGTCCCCTGGTTCGTCTCCTCCTGCGCCACGGGATTCCGTTCAAGGCGGTCGCGGAAGTGGCCAAACACGTCTACGTGACGGTCGCGATGGATGAGTTCGCGTTGCCCACGCGCAAACAGACCGTCTCACGAGTCTCGGTGCTGACCGGGTTGTCACGCAAGGAGGTGCACCGTGTGTTGGCGATTCCACCCCAGCAGGACCAGGACGCCGCGATTCGCTACAACCGGGCCGCACGGATTGTGACGGGCTGGATTCGAGATGCCGAATTTCTCGACAAACAGGGGAGGCCGAGACCGCTACCCTGGCAGGGGCGGAGGCGAAGCTTTGCCGCCTTAGTGGAACGGTATAGCGGGGACATCCCGGCGCGTGCCGTGCTCGATGAATTGCTCCGGGTCGGCGTGGTGCGTCGACTCGAGGACGGTCGCGTGCAGTTGCTCACGCGAGGCTATGTCCCACAAACAAGCGAGCCCGACAAGCTAGCCATCTTGGGCACGGACGTGGCCGACCTCGTGACGACCATTGATCACAACCTGCAGCACGGATCCTCGACGCCACGCTTTCAGCGAAAGGTGATGTATGACAACCTGCCAGCGGAAGCTGTGGCGCGTTTTCGTACACTGGCGAGCCGCTC encodes the following:
- a CDS encoding DUF6502 family protein, whose translation is MKPRPSALLAAISHLLRPLVRLLLRHGIPFKAVAEVAKHVYVTVAMDEFALPTRKQTVSRVSVLTGLSRKEVHRVLAIPPQQDQDAAIRYNRAARIVTGWIRDAEFLDKQGRPRPLPWQGRRRSFAALVERYSGDIPARAVLDELLRVGVVRRLEDGRVQLLTRGYVPQTSEPDKLAILGTDVADLVTTIDHNLQHGSSTPRFQRKVMYDNLPAEAVARFRTLASRSAQKLLEGFDRWLARHDRDRSPSVRGTGRLRAGVGIYYFEEDLTSAPPGGDHP